A region from the Drosophila takahashii strain IR98-3 E-12201 chromosome 2L, DtakHiC1v2, whole genome shotgun sequence genome encodes:
- the LOC108058137 gene encoding zinc carboxypeptidase A 1 isoform X2: protein MSFSLVKMRPLIALLLLIAACTLSESKRRSYENYSVYKVYIKSHSDQRVIDELLEQPDNYNLWHRGRHRVHIMVSPRARKTFLKRMRKEHIKVKLLIKNVQKLIDEQGLY, encoded by the exons AT GTCATTCAGTTTAGTCAAAATGCGTCCATTGATTGCATTGTTGCTGTTAATAGCGGCTTGCACCTTATCCGAGTCAAAGCGGCGATCCTATGAAAACTATTCAGTGTACAAAGTTTATATCAAGAGTCATTCGGATCAACGGGTTATTGATGAACTCCTGGAGCAACCAGATAAT TACAACTTGTGGCACCGTGGACGACACAGAGTCCATATAATGGTGAGCCCTAGGGCAcgtaaaacttttctaaaaagaaTGCGTAAGGAACATATTAAGGTCAAATTGTTGATAAAAAATGTTCAGAA GCTTATAGATGAGCAAGGACTTTACTGA
- the LOC108058137 gene encoding zinc carboxypeptidase A 1 isoform X3, producing the protein MRPLIALLLLIAACTLSESKRRSYENYSVYKVYIKSHSDQRVIDELLEQPDNYNLWHRGRHRVHIMVSPRARKTFLKRMRKEHIKVKLLIKNVQKLIDEQGLY; encoded by the exons ATGCGTCCATTGATTGCATTGTTGCTGTTAATAGCGGCTTGCACCTTATCCGAGTCAAAGCGGCGATCCTATGAAAACTATTCAGTGTACAAAGTTTATATCAAGAGTCATTCGGATCAACGGGTTATTGATGAACTCCTGGAGCAACCAGATAAT TACAACTTGTGGCACCGTGGACGACACAGAGTCCATATAATGGTGAGCCCTAGGGCAcgtaaaacttttctaaaaagaaTGCGTAAGGAACATATTAAGGTCAAATTGTTGATAAAAAATGTTCAGAA GCTTATAGATGAGCAAGGACTTTACTGA
- the LOC108058121 gene encoding zinc carboxypeptidase encodes MSLISFLIALAFVVLAQGASVGQDERLRYDNYSVYKVKFETQEQRSFLKKFVEDRDNFRLWQETKDELHLMISPGAFSEFESQIQKTNVSAKVFIGNVQELIDSEDEANLKASRDGSFGWTKYNSLAEIYEWLDGILATYPTITESFVLGQSYEGRTIRGIKISYKANNPGVFIESNIHAREWITSATATWLINEFLTSTDELVRNLAENHDWYIVPVLNVDGFVYTHEKDRMWRKTRQPSDISTCVGVDPNRNYDSHWMESNGASSNPCAEDYGGPNPFSEPEIQAMADYVSSNKDKINVLLAFHSYSQLLLSPYGHTDEEFPPNFDDLMEVAKAYADAVESLPYGTTYRYGSSAGVLYFATGATIDWAYNEQGVEISYTIEFRDTGRYGFILPPVHIIPNAEEALVGIAALIDKCQELGYLELK; translated from the exons ATGTCATTAATTAGTTTTCTTATAGCCCTGGCATTTGTGGTCCTGGCCCAAGGAGCAAGTGTTGGCCAGGACGAAAGGTTGCGCTATGACAACTACTCGGTGTATAAGGTCAAGTTTGAAACTCAAGAACAGAGAAGTTTCCTGAAAAAGTTCGTGGAGGATCGCGACAAT tttagaCTTTGGCAAGAGACCAAGGATGAGTTGCACTTGATGATAAGTCCAGGAGCTTTTAGCGAATTTGAGTCTCAAATTCAGAAAACCAATGTCAGTGCCAAGGTTTTTATCGGTAACGTGCAGGA ACTCATCGATTCGGAGGACGAGGCCAATCTTAAGGCTAGCAGAGATGGCTCTTTTGGCTGGACAAAGTACAATTCCCTGGCCGAGATTTACGAATGGCTAGACGGGATTCTGGCCACATATCCGACGATAACGGAGAGTTTTGTCCTGGGTCAATCCTACGAGGGTCGCACCATCAGGGGCATTAAGATCTCCTACAAAGCGAACAACCCGGGTGTATTTATCGAGTCCAATATTCATGCCAGGGAATGGATCACCTCCGCCACAGCCACTTGGTTGATCAACGAGTTCCTTACCTCCACGGATGAGCTGGTCAGGAATCTGGCCGAGAATCACGACTGGTATATAGTGCCAGTGCTTAATGTGGATGGGTTCGTTTACACCCATGAGAAG GATCGAATGTGGCGCAAGACTCGTCAACCCTCCGACATATCCACTTGCGTTGGCGTAGATCCCAACCGCAATTACGACTCGCATTGGATGGAGAGCAATGGAGCTTCCTCGAATCCCTGTGCCGAGGACTATGGTGGCCCGAATCCCTTCTCCGAGCCTGAGATTCAGGCCATGGCTGATTATGTGAGCAGCAACAAGGACAAAATCAATGTGTTGCTGGCCTTCCACTCGTACAGTCAGCTTCTGCTTTCTCCCTATGGACATACAGACGAAGAGTTTCCGCCCAATTTCGATGATTTGATGGAGGTTGCAAAGGCCTATGCAGATGCCGTTGAGAGTCTGCCCTACGGAACTACTTACAGATACGGCTCAAGTGCCGGCGTGCTCT ATTTTGCTACTGGAGCCACCATCGATTGGGCCTATAATGAACAAGGAGTGGAGATCTCTTATACCATTGAGTTCCGGGACACTGGTCGATATGGATTTATCCTACCACCGGTTCACATTATTCCCAACGCTGAAGAGGCTTTGGTTGGCATTGCGGCCCTTATAGATAAGTGTCAAGAGTTGGGCTATCTTGAGCTCAAGTGA
- the LOC108058143 gene encoding zinc carboxypeptidase, with protein MRLLWLLATLVALASAGILKDSPKERYDDFRVYKLTIENKIQLAAIEKIGELTKKYNVWKEYDERSRQMDIMVSPGEQKHFQELLKLNNITSELMIENVQERIDEEQVTATADSATFGWTKYYELEEIEAWLDGILAAYPSVTEEFIVGQSYEGRTIRGIKISHKAGNPVIFIESNIHAREWITSASATWFINQLLTSEDPDVRNLADNYDWHIIPVFNVDGFEFSHKKDRMWRKTRQPHATNACIGADANRNFDSHWLENSGASSNPCSETFAGDTPLSEPEAKALADYLTANKDEISVYISFHSYGQYLLSPYGHTDTEFPENYDDILTIGKAFADAIEALPYGTVYQYGSTADVLYVATGTSVDWVFNELDKKIGYTIEYRDKGRYGFILPPVQIIPNCEELMVGMLALIEKTKELGYFD; from the exons ATGCGTCTGCTTTGGTTGCTCGCCACGCTGGTGGCTCTCGCAAGTGCTGGAATCCTTAAGGATTCTCCCAAGGAGCGTTATGACGACTTTAGGGTATACAAATTGACTATTGAGAATAAAATCCAACTGGCAGCGATTGAAAAAATTGGTGAGCTGACAAAGAAG TACAATGTCTGGAAGGAGTATGACGAGCGGTCCAGGCAAATGGACATTATGGTTAGTCCCGGGGAGCAGAAGCACTTCCAGGAGCTCCTGAAGCTAAATAACATCACCAGTGAGCTAATGATCGAAAATGTCCAAGA gcgtaTCGACGAGGAGCAAGTCACGGCGACCGCAGATAGCGCCACCTTTGGCTGGACGAAGTACTATGAGCTGGAGGAGATTGAGGCCTGGCTGGATGGAATACTGGCCGCCTATCCCTCGGTGACCGAAGAGTTCATTGTGGGCCAATCCTACGAGGGTCGCACCATTCGCGGCATCAAGATCTCCCACAAGGCCGGCAATCCAGTCATTTTCATCGAGTCGAACATCCATGCCAGGGAGTGGATTACTTCAGCCAGTGCCACTTGGTTCATCAATCAGCTTTTGACCTCGGAGGATCCGGATGTACGGAATCTGGCCGATAACTATGACTGGCACATAATACCCGTCTTTAATGTGGATGGCTTTGAGTTCTCGCACAAAAAG GATCGCATGTGGCGCAAGACCCGCCAGCCACATGCCACGAATGCCTGCATTGGAGCCGATGCCAACCGGAACTTCGACTCCCATTGGCTGGAGAACAGTGGAGCCTCTTCGAATCCCTGCAGCGAGACCTTTGCTGGGGATACGCCTTTATCTGAGCCAGAGGCTAAGGCCCTTGCCGATTACCTGACCGCGAACAAGGATGAAATTAGTGTGTACATATCCTTCCACTCATACGGACAATATCTGCTCTCCCCATACGGACACACCGACACGGAGTTCCCAGAAAACTATGACGATATTCTGACCATTGGCAAGGCATTTGCCGATGCCATCGAAGCACTGCCATATGGCACTGTCTACCAGTATGGATCTACAGCTGATGTGCTTT ATGTGGCCACTGGAACCTCTGTGGACTGGGTGTTCAACGAACTGGACAAGAAGATCGGCTACACCATCGAATACCGAGACAAGGGACGTTACGGATTTATCCTGCCCCCTGTGCAAATCATTCCCAATTGCGAGGAGCTGATGGTAGGAATGCTGGCTTTGATTGAAAAGACCAAGGAGTTGGGTTACTTCGATTAA